The following proteins are co-located in the Hippoglossus stenolepis isolate QCI-W04-F060 chromosome 23, HSTE1.2, whole genome shotgun sequence genome:
- the ccnb3 gene encoding G2/mitotic-specific cyclin-B3 yields MPLLRGKKSSVSTGNRVPKLTSTSSENQEEGPQVKRSSSPPHGAPKKRTAFIDITNAHKVHISLPGRKKETTKSAVKKTTSGSVALRKLANLKKSSSVSSEGATAEKEKTEEVKPGEEETPTAAAAPVEELVAAAPPVVREVLAHLQKPQIPAEFDIDSENSEDTYMCPEYAKEIFDYLKQREEKFVLCNYMPTQPSLNPEMRAILIDWLVEVQENFELYHETLYLAVKMTDHYLSQTPVHREMLQLVGSTAMLIASKFEERSPPCVDDFLYICDDAYKREELISMEAGILQTLSFDINIPIPYRFLRRYAKCVSAGMDTLTLARYFCEMSLMDMELIPERGSLLASACLLVALVTRDLGGWAPILQFHSGYQTSDLAPVVRKLHAMLVAPPDDKLKAIRNKYAHKVFFEVASLPVVDMDILEKVLLQ; encoded by the exons ATGCCGTTACTGAGGGGGAAGAAATCCTCCGTCTCCACCGGGAACCGGGTCCCGAAGCTGACCTCCACCAGCTCCGAGAACCAG gaggAAGGCCCCCAGGTGAAGAGGTCCTCCTCGCCCCCCCATGGAGCCCCCAAGAAGAGAACGGCGTTCATTGACATCACCAAT GCTCATAAGGTTCACATCAGTCTCCCcgggaggaagaaggaaacgACGAAGAGCGCGGTGAAGAAAACTACCTCCGGCTCCGTGGCCCTGAGGAAACTAGCCAATCTGAAAAA gtcgTCCTCTGTGAGCTCAGAGGGAGCGAcggcagagaaggagaagacagaggaggtgaaacccggtgaggaggagacaccgacagctgcagcagctccagtaGAAGAGCTGGTGGCTGCTGCGCCCCCTGTTGTCCGTGAAGTGCTAGCACACCTCCAGAAACCACAA aTCCCTGCGGAGTTTGACATCGACTCTGAGAACTCTGAGGACACGTACATGTGTCCGGAGTACGCCAAGGAAATCTTCGACTACCTCAAACAGAGAGAG GAGAAGTTTGTCCTCTGTAACTACATGCCCACGCAGCCCAGCCTCAACCCCGAGATGAGGGCGATCCTGATCGACTGGTTGGTGGAAGTGCAG gagaacttcgAGCTTTATCACGAGACCCTCTACCTCGCCGTGAAGATGACGGACCACTACCTGTCGCAGACCCCCGTCCACAGGGAGATGCTGCAGCTCGTCGGCTCCACCGCGATGCTCATCGCCTCCAAGTTTGAG GAGCGCAGTCCGCCGTGCGTCGACGACTTCTTGTACATCTGCGACGACGCGTACAAGAGGGAGGAGCTCATCTCCATGGAAGCCGGCATCCTGCAGACGCTGTCCTTCGACATCAACATCCCCATCCCCTACCGCTTCCTCAGACGCTAtgccaag TGTGTGAGCGCGGGCATGGACACGCTGACCCTGGCCCGATACTTCTGTGAGATGAGTCTCATGGACATGGAGCTGATTCCAGAGAGGGGCTCCCTGCTGGCCTCGGCCTGCCTGCTGGTGGCGCTGGTCACCAGAGACCTGGGAGGATGG GCTCCCATCCTGCAGTTCCACTCCGGGTACCAGACGTCGGACTTGGCGCCGGTCGTCCGGAAACTCCACGCGATGCTCGTGGCGCCGCCCGACGATAAGCTGAAAGCCATCAGGAACAAATACGCCCACAA ggTGTTTTTTGAAGTCGCGTCTCTGCCAGTGGTCGACATGGACATTTTGGAGAAAGTCCTTCTCCAGTGA
- the si:dkey-171c9.3 gene encoding uncharacterized protein si:dkey-171c9.3, whose translation MQAASADSRGPEPDLEASGIPAGLRRNPPNTEALGKFAQNMAESIIQPCTSQLETEEPEVPSANQDQETLGEVLASAVVEVALREVCAGWNVERFQRSGAAKMDDNQAGKLSFSDRDFLNMDTEMDPVQELQTFRDILPPLSQSGLPIMGSLDYPDAPPTTPLLPELERSRDSFARKLKGGLAKVFLPSPPPTTPKEIGDDVDPRVELMEHLMHSLSTDDLARDCFEAGAKMEAFAEALSCQVIDRVFRARSTEQRADDGDLHRLAKQLADTIITSSMEEAVMSV comes from the coding sequence ATGCAGGCAGCGAGTGCGGATTCAAGGGGGCCGGAGCCCGATCTGGAAGCCAGTGGCATTCCTGCAGGCCTCAGGAGAAACCCCCCGAACACCGAGGCCCTTGGGAAGTTTGCCCAAAATATGGCAGAGAGTATAATCCAGCCGTGTACAAGCCAACTGGAGACGGAGGAACCTGAGGTGCCCAGTGCTAATCAGGACCAGGAGACGTTAGGTGAAGTGTTAGCGTCGGCAGTGGTTGAGGTCGCTCTGAGGGAAGTGTGCGCTGGTTGGAACGTCGAGCGTTTCCAGAGATCAGGCGCCGCAAAGATGGATGATAACCAGGCTGGAAAATTGTCTTTCTCAGATAGAGACTTTCTGAACATGGACACAGAGATGGATCCAGTTCAAGAACTCCAGACGTTCAGAGACATCCTCCCACCTCTCTCCCAGTCAGGTCTCCCCATCATGGGATCCCTCGACTACCCCGACGCCCCTCCGACCACCCCCCTGCTCCCCGAGCTGGAGAGGAGCCGCGACAGCTTCGCCCGGAAGCTGAAAGGCGGCCTGGCGAAGGTTTTCCTGCCCTCGCCTCCTCCGACGACCCCGAAGGAGATAGGGGACGATGTCGACCCCCGGGTGGAGCTCATGGAGCACCTGATGCACTCGCTGTCTACAGATGATTTGGCGAGAGACTGTTTTGAGGCAGGTGCCAAGATGGAGGCTTTCGCTGAGGCTCTCTCGTGTCAGGTCATAGACCGGGTCTTCAGGGCCAGAAGCACAGAGCAGCGAGCAGATGATGGAGATCTTCATCGTCTGGCCAAGCAACTGGCTGACACCATCATCACCTCCTCAATGGAGGAAGCTGTCATGTCTGTCTAG